A genomic stretch from Coffea arabica cultivar ET-39 chromosome 10c, Coffea Arabica ET-39 HiFi, whole genome shotgun sequence includes:
- the LOC140015751 gene encoding uncharacterized protein: MDFWHDNWMGTGAICHQVENFQDRVLSDFVFQAQWNMRLLNQVLEPELVRQVVKIPPSSTHSSDRMMWALTQNGSFSVSSAYTLVSQASNYSWVVSHVWLKGFPIKISFFMLRLLRLHLPLMDLLHRFGVQGPSKCHCCSKPADDEVNHIFLTGDLAKVVRNRFEGVLGYLDMVSTLRHVLLRCGSFEKNGFYLPITWSAPRAGYKLNLDGCAKGNPGVSGGGGVVRDGEGRFIVGYSCFFGSLTSLHAELKATLFGVLLFVARGLQDFHVESDSLVLVQILQGTHGCPWRLQREVDELLSFKHHFREITHCYREVNKPADYLANLGTNSEQEDVFDNFRSLLATVRREIIMDTLGFPDFRRKLL, translated from the exons ATGGATTTCTGGCATGACAATTGGATGGGAACTGGGGCTATATGTCATCAGgtggaaaattttcaagatcGTGTTCTGTCAGATTTTGTCTTCCAAGCGCAATGGAATATGCGACTCCTTAATCAAGTTCTAGAGCCTGAGTTAGTTAGGCAAGTTGTGAAGATTCCCCCTTCATCCACTCATAGCTCTGATAGGATGATGTGGGCTTTAACACAGAATGGTTCATTCTCGGTTTCTTCGGCTTACACGCTTGTTTCGCAGGCTTCTAATTATTCCTGGGTGGTTTCGCATGTGTGGCTGAAGGGGTTTCCTATCAAAATCTCCTTCTTTATGTTACGGTTGCTACGTTTGCATCTTCCCCTAATGGACCTGCTACATAGATTTGGGGTACAGGGTCCGTCTAAGTGTCATTGTTGTTCTAAGCCAGCAGATGACGAGGTTAATCACATATTTTTAACAGGGGATTTAGCTAAGGTGGTCAGGAATAGATTTGAGGGTGTCTTGGGATATTTGGATATGGTGTCCACATTGAGACATGTGCTGTTACGGTG TGGTAGCTTTGAAAAGAACGGTTTCTATTTACCGATTACATGGTCGGCTCCTAGGGCAGGGTATAAGTTGAATTTGGATGGTTGTGCAAAGGGGAACCCAGGAGTTAGTGGGGGTGGGGGAGTTGTGCGAGATGGGGAAGGGAGATTTATCGTCGGTTATTCCTGTTTTTTTGGGTCATTGACCAGTTTACACGCGGAGCTCAAGGCCACACTCTTTGGGGTGCTGCTCTTTGTTGCTCGAGGCTTACAAGACTTCCATGTTGAATCTGACTCACTTGTCTTGGTTCAAATACTCCAAGGGACACATGGTTGCCCTTGGAGACTCCAACGGGAGGTGGATGAATTACTCAGTTTCAAGCATCATTTCCGTGAGATAACCCATTGCTATAGAGAGGTGAACAAACCTGCTGATTATCTAGCTAACCTTGGCACAAATTCGGAGCAAGAGGATGTTTTTGACAACTTTCGTTCTTTGCTGGCTACTGTCCGTAGGGAGATCATCATGGACACTTTAGGTTTCCCTGATTTTCGTAGAAAATTACTATAG
- the LOC140015750 gene encoding wall-associated receptor kinase 2-like, with protein MAELGLGPQTPGSGPGPYRLGLPGEAKVLPEEVGGNPPECGILSILGKSRVVRRSGSLAGINNNTHPLYKVRSLLTIYSGQLLLPVNLTHRKTNLAVGVPSGTTLGPPLLAHPFCFAGLESALPSATRADQVSSPRGSPVLLHPTFSIARPGCQDHCGNVSIPFPFGITEGCYLNEKFFINCINSSTSVPQPVLRNSTINVTEISLEGQVHLMQYIAIDCYNENRSLFSHNSPWMRLSKRFTFNSTANKFIVVGCDAYGIVYGFGQHRSYATGCVPSCYYKEDVIDGSCSGIGCCRTDIPPGAWNINVRLTSLSRHTKVWDFNPCSYAFVVEEKAFNFSADNLTNLSVDLSLPVVADWTIEDGSCEVAQRNTTSYACSGKNSHCYEPFKGLGYRCSCDQGYEGNPYLPDGCQDIDECQKEETNNCRFGELCINVEGGYNCSCPKGYLKKDDGKGREGCTKKSHQALVAGILAGVAVGTMVLLVVCSWCLYVSKKRKMMWLKEKFFRENGGLLLQKRLNGQEESSNSPRIFSARDLEKATNNFHEGNIIGQGGFGIVYKGRLIDNKEVAIKKSKTVDPNQIEQFINEVVILSQINHKNVVKLFGCCLETEVPLLVYEFINNDTLFNHLHNKKRAREISWDIRLKIGAETAEALSYLHSAASPPIIHRDIKTTNILLDEEFTAKVSDFGASRLGLLDQDQLSTVVQGTRGYLDPEFFQTFQLTEKSDVYSFGVVLVELLTGEKPVCFNRSEGEISLSNHFLSSMKENRLFQILEDSVASDDNIDQLRQVAVLAERCLNVKGADRPSMKEAAMELVGLRITSKHSWTQGSQALNQEEIEPLIDHQEQSNPSRGGDIMLTTTYYSLQNQEIQPIAHGR; from the exons aTGGCCGAGCTGGGCCTTGGCCCTCAGACCCCTGGGAGCGGCCCCGGGCCGTACCGACTAGGGCTCCCAGGGGAGGCGAAGGTCCTCCCCGAAGAGGTCGGGGGTAATCCCCCTGAGTGCGGGATACTATCTATACTGGGCAAGTCCCGCGTCGTGCGGAGGTCGGGCTCCCTTGCAGGTATAAATAATAACACACATCCACTgtacaaggtacgctcactattgaCAATTTACTCTGGACAGTTACTACTTCCCGTGAACCtcactcaccggaaaactaacttggccgtcggagtgccctcggggacaacCCTCGGGCCCCCTTTGTTAGCTCATCCTTTCTGTTTTGCAGGCTTGGAGTCAGCTCTGCCATCAGCGACCCGAGCTGATCAGGTCAGCTCTCCTAGGGGAAGTCCCGTGCTTCTTCACCCAACATTTTCTATAGCAAGGCCTGGCTGCCAAGATCATTGTGGAAATGTAAGCATTCCATTTCCATTCGGTATTACAGAAGGTTGTTACCTTAACGAAAAATTCTTTATCAACTGCATCAACTCTTCAACATCTGTCCCTCAACCAGTTCTGCGCAACAGTACAATCAATGTCACAGAAATATCTCTGGAAGGTCAGGTGCACCTTATGCAGTATATAGCAATTGATTGCTATAATGAAAACAGAAGTTTATTTTCCCACAATTCACCATGGATGAGATTATCTAAACGCTTTACCTTTAACAGTACAGCTAATAAATTCATTGTCGTTGGCTGTGATGCCTACGGTATAGTTTATGGTTTTGGTCAACACCGGAGCTACGCAACTGGATGTGTCCCTTCCTGTTATTATAAGGAAGATGTAATTGATGGCTCTTGTTCTGGCATCGGTTGCTGCCGGACAGATATCCCACCAGGGGCATGGAATATTAATGTGAGGTTGACCAGTCTTAGTAGACACACCAAGGTGTGGGATTTCAATCCTTGCAGCTATGCTTTTGTGGTCGAAGAGAAGGCTTTCAATTTTTCTGCAGATAACCTCACCAACTTGAGCGTTGATTTAAGTCTTCCCGTCGTGGCCGATTGGACCATTGAGGACGGGTCATGTGAAGTTGCCCAAAGAAACACGACCTCTTATGCATGCTCTGGTAAAAACAGTCACTGTTACGAACCTTTTAAGGGGTTGGGGTACCGTTGTTCTTGCGATCAAGGATACGAAGGCAACCCATATCTCCCTGATGGTTGCCAAG ATATTGATGAATGTCAAAAAGAAGAGACCAATAATTGCAGATTCGGAGAACTTTGCATAAACGTCGAAGGAGGCTACAATTGCTCTTGCCCGAAGGGGTACCTTAAGAAAGATGATGGAAAAGGGCGTGAAGGTTGCACTAAGAAAAGCCATCAAGCACTTGTGGCTGGTATTCTTGCAG GTGTTGCTGTGGGCACTATGGTTCTGCTAGTGGTCTGTTCTTGGTGCTTGTACgtgtccaagaaaagaaagatgatGTGGTTGAAGGAAAAATTCTTTCGAGAAAATGGAGGGCTACTCCTACAAAAGCGACTCAACGGACAAGAAGAATCCTCAAATAGCCCAAGAATTTTCAGTGCCAGAGATCTTGAGAAGGCAACAAACAACTTCCATGAAGGTAACATTATTGGTCAAGGAGGTTTTGGGATAGTCTACAAAGGTCGTCTAATAGACAACAAAGAAGTCGCTATCAAGAAGTCAAAAACAGTTGATCCCAACCAAATTGAGCAATTCATCAATGAGGTTGTGATTCTGTCACAAATTAACCACAAAAATGTAGTTAAGCTCTTTGGTTGTTGTCTCGAGACAGAGGTACCTTTACTCGTTTATGAATTTATCAACAATGACACTCTTTTTAACCATTTACACAACAAGAAGCGGGCACGTGAAATTAGTTGGGACATCCGACTGAAAATAGGTGCAGAAACTGCAGAAGCCCTCTCATATTTGCACTCCGCTGCTTCACCTCCAATCATCCATAGGGACATAAAGACCACGAACATACTTCTGGATGAGGAATTTACAGCAAAAGTATCCGATTTCGGTGCTTCAAGATTGGGCCTTCTTGATCAAGATCAACTATCTACAGTGGTGCAAGGAACTCGTGGATATCTGGACCCTGAATTCTTCCAAACATTTCAGTTGACAGAGAAAAGTGATGTTTATAGCTTTGGAGTCGTTCTTGTGGAGCTACTAACAGGGGAAAAGCCCGTATGCTTCAATAGATCAGAGGGTGAGATAAGTTTAAGCAATCATTTCCTTTCTTCGATGAAAGAAAATCGACTGTTTCAAATTCTTGAAGATTCTGTCGCGTCTGATGATAATATTGACCAATTGAGACAAGTTGCTGTGCTTGCCGAACGATGCCTAAATGTAAAAGGCGCCGACAGGCCTTCCATGAAAGAAGCAGCAATGGAACTGGTAGGGTTGCGAATCACATCAAAGCATAGTTGGACTCAAGGTTCTCAAGCTTTAAACCAAGAAGAGATTGAGCCCCTGATTGATCATCAAGAACAATCCAATCCCTCCCGTGGCGGTGATATTATGTTGACAACTACATATTATAGcctccaaaatcaagaaatacaGCCAATTGCCCATGGGAGATGA
- the LOC140015749 gene encoding uncharacterized protein, which yields MAELGLGPQTPGSGPGPYRLGLPGEAKVLPEEVGGNPPECGILSILGKSRVVRRSGSLAGLESALPSATRADQVSSPRGSPVLLQLAPTRSKRTAESTGPGGGEGFQQKEAGASQGAGGSALSGERRQQIFQFVTENLPMLEDIIRQAKKGEGAGGAQTSKAKGKEKELPPDPSEDESRDQPPRRKRPRTPPRPRASVVGDSERYSRDRSARSHPRDPSPRKPTRNGFERSTARSVKSRPRDPIYLDPARDELEQILRPRPYEDNYATSPFTREIEDYPLPRRFKIPSIEMYDASTDPEDHLSVFLTHMRLQTAVDEVRCKTFPMFLKGKARLWFQGLKPGSIRSFPELARQFAAQFVSSKVYARNATHLMSIRQRPEESLRNFMTRFNAESLQVRDKNEKVVMVAFTNGLRVEELFYDLAKKPPVNLEELLRRAHEAANAEEAGRLKKESDRELGNRKGRTNPPEGKDVPSKKNVFDRLSKEKAPALPPLPEKTYTPLTRPKAQILAVMEAEGLGDRPPKMGTPRNKRNQDRYCAFHRDVGHDTEGCWALRKEIEDLIQRGFLGRFVRRPGQEPGRSHYGDRHEGRRRDRPERRDAPQGHSPDQDTQNLAGVINTIAGGPTGGNSHAARKNKRPPPEGDDSLKRLRMDEKITFGPRDAVPLASGNHEAIVIDIVTNNYRVKKVYVDQGSAVDIMFYRVFKVLGLRDDQLTPVRTSLVGFTGPPIRSEGMIILMVTVGQAPKCRTVPVNFVVVRQPSPYNVFLGRPALNALRAVSSTYHLSVKFSTPGGIAEVHGDPEGTRPNSWAQDETEEFPLREDRPNQVLRIGALLPAREKEDLKALLREYSQVFAWSVDDMPGIPTDLAVHHLDVDPHFKPVKQKKRSFAPERNEVIKAKVGKLLESKIILEVYYPTWLANPVLVKKEDQTWRMCVDFTDLNKAYPKDCFPLPRIDRLVDSTVGFDVLCFLDAFKGYHQIEMDEEDRDKTSFITEEGTYCYRTMPFGLKNAGATYQRLVNKLFRGQIGRNMEVYVDDMIVKSRTDQRLIPDLREILNILLQSRMRLNPKKCTFGGQPGQAPGHRGHGPPKEREGSPAAHGENGSPEQVPLAFRGSGTTLLASKDFRWTEECQKAFADLKAYLAELPTLTAPELGETLFLYLSTCNEAVSAVLVREDKGAQRPVYYVSRALQGPETRYSPAEKLVLVLVHAARKLRPYFQAHRVVVLTDQPLRQILTKPEVSGRMTKWVVELAEHDLSYRPRTAIKAQALADFLAEGANLNQTDLTPTPTDTPAEQPWVLFVDGASSREGSGAGLLLTSPTGKELTYALRFDFPASNNEAEYEALLTGLRIAHQMGVTTVRVRSDSQLVVLQVRGEYEAKDEVMKKYLAKVREAMALFRTFEIERVPRSQNKRADALSKLASSSFAHLSKEVLVEVVKQKSIDQAQVLAIDSSATWMTPLIDFLSSGALPENKAEARRIQLRAAKYAYTGGTLYRRSYLSPWLKCVTPEEGDYVLREVHEGICAAHVGSRVLAKKCLLLGYYWPSVFRDAADLVQKCRACQVHASLRHQLVQEMIPIHSPWPFAQWGIDLLGPFPRAPGRYEHLVVAIDYFTKWVEAEPLVCISGKAIRRFFWKSIVCRFGIPHVLVSDNGRQFAENPFRSWYAELGINQHFTSVGHPHANGQVENANRTVLQGLKTKLESAQSSWLDELPSVLWAYRTTPRTATQETPFSLTYGVEAVVPAEVGLPSPRTQNFVATSNEEELRCSLDMLEARREEAAVRMAKYKSQLARYHNAKVRTVQYQPGDLVLRKNSISRTHSSNKLDPNWEGPYKVIEELKVHLNHVERRMVEAIQEPGSRGALPSRMDLQEHFQLEHGHILIRRQKGSLGWLPP from the exons aTGGCCGAGCTGGGTCTTGGCCCTCAGACCCCTGGGAGCGGCCCCGGGCCGTACCGACTAGGGCTCCCAGGGGAGGCGAAGGTCCTCCCCGAAGAGGTCGGGGGTAATCCCCCTGAGTGCGGGATACTATCTATACTGGGCAAGTCCCGCGTCGTGCGGAGGTCGGGCTCCCTTGCAG GCTTGGAGTCAGCTCTGCCATCAGCGACCCGAGCTGATCAGGTCAGCTCTCCTAGGGGAAGTCCCGTgcttcttcagttggcgcc GACGCGATCCAAGCGCACGGCAGAGAGCACCGGCCCTGGGGGCGGTGAGGGGTTCCAGCAGAAAGAGGCTGGGGCGTCCCAGGGCGCCGGGGGCTCAGCCCTTTCAGGGGAGCGGAGGCAGCAGATCTTCCAGTTTGTGACGGAGAACCTCCCCATGCTGGAGGATATAATCCGGCAGGCGAAAAAGGGAGAGGGGGCTGGGGGTGcgcagacctccaaggccaaggGGAAGGAGAAGGAGTTACCCCCTGATCCTTCGGAGGATGAGTCGCGAGACCAACCTCCTAGGAGGAAGCGCCCCCGGACTCCTCCCCGCCCCCGAGCCTCGGTGGTCGGGGACAGCGAGAGGTATTCCCGCGACAGGTCCGCGAGGAGCCATCCCAGAGACCCCTCTCCGAGGAAGCCCACACGGAATGGGTTCGAGCGTTCCACGGCTCGGTCTGTCAAGAGCCGGCCCCGCGACCCCATTTATCTGGACCCTGCTCGGGATGAGCTCGAGCAGATCTTGAGGCCCCGGCCATACGAGGACAACTATGCAACCTCGCCTTTTACCCGGGAGATAGAGGACTACCCCCTACCCCGGAGGTTTAAGATCCCGAGCATCGAGATGTACGATGCCTCTACGGACCCAGAGGACCACCTCTCGGTCTTCTTGACGCATATGCGCCTGCAAACCGCCGTGGATGAGGTCCGCTGCAAGACCTTCCCCATGTTCCTAAAGGGGAAGGCGCGGCTCTGGTTCCAGGGGTTGAAACCGGGGTCTATACGGAGCTTTCCCGAGTTGGCTCGGCAGTTTGCAGCCCAGTTTGTCTCCTCGAAAGTCTACGCGAGGAACGCAACCCACCTGATGTCCATCAGACAGAGGCCTGAGGAGTCGCTGAGGAATTTCATGACCCGCTTCAATGCGGAGAGCTTGCAGGTCAgggacaaaaatgaaaaagtggTCATGGTCGCCTTCACAAATGGGCTCAGGGTGGAGGAGCTCTTCTATGACCTGGCCAAGAAGCCTCCCGTAAACCTGGAGGAACTCTTACGCAGGGCGCACGAGGCCGCTAATGCGGAGGAGGCAGGTCGTCTGAAGAAAGAATCAGATCGGGAGCTCGGAAATCGGAAAGGTCGGACGAACCCCCCGGAGGGCAAGGACGTCCCGTCCAAGAAAAACGTCTTCGACCGGCTCTCGAAGGAGAAGGCCCCTGCTCTGCCGCCACTCCCAGAGAAGACCTACACCCCTCTAACACGGCCCAAAGCTCAGATCTTGGCCGTTATGGAGGCGGAAGGACTAGGAGATCGGCCGCCAAAAATGGGGACGCCCCGAAACAAAAGGAACCAGGACAGGTACTGCGCCTTTCACCGCGACGTGGGACACGACACGGAGGGATGCTGGGCCCTGCGTAAGGAGATAGAAGACCTGATCCAGCGCGGCTTTTTAGGGCGGTTCGTGCGCCGACCAGGCCAGGAGCCCGGGCGCAGCCACTACGGAGACAGGCACGAGGGACGGCGTCGGGACCGCCCAGAGCGGCGCGACGCTCCTCAGGGCCACTCTCCCGACCAGGACACCCAGAACCTGGCGGGGGTGATAAACACCATTGCCGGAGGTCCCACAGGGGGGAACAGCCATGCAGCTCGGAAGAACAAGCGACCACCCCCCGAAGGGGACGATTCCTTGAAGCGCTTGCGCATGGACGAGAAGATCACCTTCGGGCCAAGGGATGCGGTCCCCCTGGCTTCTGGGAACCATGAGGCCATCGTGATAGACATTGTCACCAACAACTATCGGGTGAAAAAGGTATATGTCGACCAGGGTAGTGCGGTCGACATCATGTTCTACAGGGTGTTCAAGGTGCTCGGATTAAGGGATGACCAGCTCACCCCGGTTCGGACATCTCTGGTGGGATTTACCGGACCACCCATCAGGTCGGAAGGGATGATCATCCTGATGGTCACAGTAGGACAGGCTCCCAAATGCCGGACTGTTCCCGTCAACTTCGTGGTGGTCAGGCAGCCGTCCCCGTACAATGTGTTCCTGGGGAGGCCTGCTTTGAACGCCCTCCGGGCTGTCTCCTCCACTTACCACCTCAGCGTCAAGTTCTCTACCCCGGGAGGGATAGCCGAGGTGCACGGCGACCCGGAG GGGACGAGGCCCAACAGCTGGGCACAGGATGAGACTGAGGAATTCCCCTTAAGGGAGGATCGGCCCAACCAGGTCCTCCGCATCGGAGCCTTGTTGCCCGCCAGAGAGAAGGAGGACTTGAAAGCTCTGCTAAGAGAGTACTCCCAGGTCTTCGCTTGGTCGGTTGATGACATGCCTGGGATCCCAACGGACCTGGCAGTCCACCACCTTGACGTCGACCCTCACTTCAAGCCGGTGAAGCAGAAGAAAAGGAGTTTTGCCCCTGAGAGGAACGAGGTGATCAAGGCGAAGGTCGGCAAGCTGTTGGAGTCCAAGATCATCCTGGAGGTCTACTACCCGACCTGGTTGGCCAATCCGGTCCTAGTCAAGAAGGAGGACCAGACCTGGAGGATGTGCGTAGACTTCACGGATCTTAACAAAGCCTACCCGAAGGATTGCTTTCCCCTGCCTAGAATCGACAGGTTAGTAGACTCTACTGTGGGTTTTGATGTTTTATGCTTCTTGGATGCTTTTAAGGGATACCACCAGATAGAGATGGATGAGGAGGATCGGGATAAGACCTCCTTCATCACTGAAGAAGGGACCTACTGCTACAGAACCATGCCGTTCGGACTTAAGAACGCGGGGGCCACTTACCAGCGCCTGGTCAACAAGCTATTCCGAGGCCAGATCGGCAGGAACATGGAGGTCTATGTGGACGACATGATCGTCAAAAGTCGGACTGACCAGCGGCTCATACCCGACCTGAGGGAGATCTTGAACATCCTGCTGCAAAGCCGGATGCGCCTAAATCCAAAGAAGTGCACCTTTGGG GGCCAACCCGGACAAGCTCCAGGCCATCGTGGACATGGCCCCCCCAAGGAACGTGAAGGAAGTCCAGCGGCTCACGGGGAGAATGGCAGCCCTGAGCAGGTTCCTCTCGCGTTCCGCGGTTCGGGGACTACCCTTCTGGCGTCCAAGGACTTTCGTTGGACCGAGGAGTGTCAAAAAGCGTTCGCCGACCTGAAAGCGTATCTGGCCGAGCTGCCAACTCTGACCGCCCCAGAGTTAGGGGAGACCCTATTCCTATATCTGTCCACCTGCAACGAGGCCGTTAGTGCGGTCTTGGTACGGGAGGACAAGGGGGCTCAGAGGCCGGTGTATTACGTCAGCCGAGCTCTGCAGGGACCAGAGACGCGATACTCGCCCGCCGAGAAGCTGGTCCTTGTCTTGGTACATGCTGCTCGCAAGCTCCGCCCTTACTTCCAGGCTCACCGCGTTGTAGTACTGACCGACCAGCCCCTACGGCAGATACTCACCAAGCCCGAAGTGTCGGGCAGGATGACCAAGTGGGTCGTCGAGCTGGCCGAGCACGACCTTAGCTATCGGCCCCGCACCGCGATCAAGGCCCAGGCCTTAGCAGACTTCCTTGCGGAGGGGGCTAACTTAAACCAAACCGATTTGACCCCGACACCCACGGACACCCCGGCGGAGCAGCCTTGGGTGCTGTTCGTGGACGGTGCCTCGAGCAGGGAAGGGAGCGGAGCTGGCCTACTGCTCACCTCGCCAACCGGAAAAGAACTGACCTACGCGCTTAGGTTCGATTTTCCGGCATCCAACAACGAGGCAGAATATGAGGCCCTCCTGACGGGGCTGCGGATAGCCCACCAGATGGGCGTCACCACAGTCAGAGTTCGGAGCGACTCTCAGCTCGTCGTCCTCCAGGTCCGCGGGGAGTACGAGGCCAAGGATGAGGTCATGAAGAAATACCTGGCTAAGGTACGGGAGGCGATGGCCCTGTTCAGAACATTTGAAATAGAGCGGGTGCCGAGGTCCCAGAACAAGCGGGCAGACGCCCTCTCGAAGTTGGCGTCTTCCTCATTTGCCCACCTGAGCAAGGAGGTCTTAGTAGAGGTGGTAAAACAAAAAAGTATCGATCAGGCTCAGGTCCTGGCTATAGACAGCTCGGCCACCTGGATGACGCCCCTCATAGATTTCCTCAGCTCGGGTGCCCTCCCCGAAAACAAAGCCGAGGCACGCCGAATCCAGCTCCGGGCTGCCAAGTACGCCTACACCGGGGGTACCCTCTATAGGAGATCGTATCTGTCCCCCTGGTTAAAGTGCGTGACTCCCGAAGAAGGTGATTACGTCCTGCGCGAAGTCCATGAAGGAATATGTGCGGCACACGTGGGATCTCGGGTATTGGCCAAAAAGTGCCTCCTTCTGGGCTACTACTGGCCCTCTGTCTTCCGAGACGCAGCAGATCTGGTCCAGAAATGCCGAGCTTGCCAGGTACACGCCTCGCTGCGTCATCAGCTAGTTCAGGAGATGATTCCCATCCATAGTCCTTGGCCCTTCGCTCAATGGGGGATAGACCTCCTGGGTCCCTTCCCCCGAGCCCCGGGGAGATATGAGCATCTCGTGGTGGCCATTGACTACTTCACAAAATGGGTGGAGGCGGAGCCCCTGGTCTGTATCTCGGGGAAGGCAATTCGGAGATTCTTCTGGAAGAGCATAGTTTGCCGGTTTGGGATTCCGCATGTCCTGGTATCCGACAACGGCCGCCAGTTCGCCGAGAACCCTTTCCGGAGCTGGTACGCTGAGCTTGGAATCAACCAACACTTCACGTCGGTTGGTCATCCCCATGCCAATGGTCAGGTGGAGAACGCTAACCGAACTGTTCTGCAAGGGTTGAAGACTAAACTGGAGTCCGCCCAATCGAGCTGGCTGGATGAGCTTCCCAGCGTCCTCTGGGCTTACCGTACTACGCCCCGGACGGCTACCCAAGAGACCCCGTTCTCCCTAACTTACGGAGTAGAGGCGGTGGTGCCAGCGGAAGTCGGACTTCCCTCACCCAGAACACAGAATTTCGTGGCAACCTCCAACGAGGAAGAGCTTCGGTGCAGCTTGGACATGCTCGAAGCCAGGCGTGAGGAAGCGGCTGTTCGGATGGCTAAGTATAAAAGCCAGCTCGCCCGCTATCACAACGCCAAAGTGAGGACGGTACAGTACCAGCCTGGGGACCTCGTCCTAAGGAAGAACTCGATCAGCCGAACTCACAGTTCCAACAAGCTCGACCCAAATTGGGAGGGCCCCTACAAGGTCATTGAG GAGCTGAAGGTACATCTTAATCATGTTGAGAGGCGTATGGTGGAAGCCATTCAGGAGCCCGGGAGCAGGGGAGCCCTTCCGTCTCGGATGGACCTCCAAGAGCATTTTCAACTGGAGCACGGTCACATCCTTATAAGAAGACAGAAAGGGTCCCTGGGGTGGCTGCCGCCCTAG
- the LOC140015748 gene encoding wall-associated receptor kinase 5-like, which produces MRVLKQNEDFLKPVPFGLRWKEEFFRKNGGLMLQQRLAQEGRNTNVARIFTLEELRKATNNFEETRIIGRGGYGTVFKGILVDHNSCTVAIKRSREVNENQVDQFINEVIMLSQVNSRNVVKLLGCCLETEVPLLVYEFIDNGTLSEHLSSTTKSQHLSWNIRLRIASEIAGVLSYLHSVASPPIIHRDIKSANILLDQNYTAKVTDFGISKLAPLDENQVSTMVQGTFGYLDPEYMLTGLLTEKSDVYSFGVVLIELLTSEKALSLDRVEEEKFLANYFISSLKSGHLVQVLDRNIMFDVSIELLKEVAMIAKSCLSIKGDDRPSMKNIARELEVLEIRAKQSPIQVSKIDFTDTEASLLGMQSTKAYIDSGDSSCIHTESHSIMEHMMVPIAGGR; this is translated from the coding sequence ATGAGAGTattaaaacaaaatgaagatttcttgaaACCCGTTCCATTTGGTTTAAGATGGAAGGAGGAGTTTTTCCGgaaaaatggtggattaatgCTACAGCAACGACtggctcaagaaggaagaaacacaAATGTTGCTAGAATTTTCACTCTTGAAGAACTACGAAAGGCAACCAATAATTTCGAGGAAACTCGAATTATTGGTCGTGGAGGATACGGCACAGTTTTCAAAGGAATCTTAGTAGACCATAATTCTTGTACTGTTGCCATTAAGAGGTCCAGAGAAGTTAACGAAAATCAAGTTGATCAATTTATTAATGAGGTGATTATGCTTTCCCAAGTTAATAGTAGAAATGTCGTTAAACTTCTAGGATGTTGCTTAGAGACGGAAGTGCCATTACTTGTTTATGAGTTCATCGACAATGGTACTCTCTCCGAGCATTTAAGCAGCACAACAAAATCACAGCATCTTTCTTGGAATATCCGATTAAGAATAGCATCAGAAATTGCTGGAGTTCTCTCATATTTGCACTCAGTAGCTTCACCACCGATTATCCATAGAGATATCAAATCGGCAAACATACTTCTAGATCAAAACTACACTGCAAAAGTCACAGACTTTGGAATATCAAAATTGGCTCCTTTAGATGAAAATCAAGTATCTACAATGGTGCAAGGAACATTTGGCTACTTGGACCCCGAGTACATGCTAACAGGATTGTTGACAGAGAAAAGTGATGTTTACAGCTTTGGGGTAGTTCTTATAGAGCTACTGACAAGTGAGAAGGCATTATCATTGGATAGAGTGGAGGAAGAGAAGTTTCTTGCGAATTACTTCATTTCTTCACTGAAAAGTGGTCACTTGGTCCAGGTTCTTGATCGCAACATTATGTTCGATGTAAGTATTGAGCTTTTGAAAGAAGTTGCAATGATTGCGAAATCTTGCTTGAGTATAAAAGGTGATGATAGACCATCTATGAAGAATATAGCAAGAGAACTTGAGGTATTGGAAATAAGAGCAAAGCAATCTCCAATTCAAGTTTCTAAGATTGATTTCACCGACACTGAGGCCTCCTTGCTTGGTATGCAATCAACAAAAGCATATATCGACAGTGGTGATTCTAGCTGCATACATACTGAGAGTCATAGCATAATGGAGCATATGATGGTACCAATTGCTGGTGGGAGATGA